A genomic region of Cannabis sativa cultivar Pink pepper isolate KNU-18-1 chromosome 1, ASM2916894v1, whole genome shotgun sequence contains the following coding sequences:
- the LOC133035745 gene encoding uncharacterized protein LOC133035745 produces the protein MVAKAEIHEPCFVCGESDHLAKDCLAFREMKGVYEEQCNALGTYNKPFSNTYNPGWRNHPNFSWKDPNQAQSSGGQWRNEHQNQPSKAQPAPQYNSPPQRSSLENTVQSFMEEQTKINRQMMEEIKEMKSQFSKLTGSLAISERGKLPSQPQFNAQGQHMAQTSSSNDQIVKEANAITTRSGKTLEDQPIAATTSKSPHVVPESVPSNASAKVPFPQALRPAGKNLENRGEILEHLTQVKINLPLLHVIKQVPTYAKIIKDLYLCKKEASCQKIAFLIEQVSAVIEQKTPPKYKDPWLSHHFLSNRDSYIIQALLDLGASVNLMPYSVYSQLGLGEIKPTSVVLQLADRSIKKPRGIVEDVLVQVDKFYYPVDFLILDTQSVVNMESKIPIILGRPFLATANALINCRNGLMKISFGNMTLEVNIFHVAKQPHDDDECYQTFLIDTLISEEIQLQKNSDDLDELFSVSESSGFNESINEISCYKDSQNGRAKFWQPRFEELPGEREKPKPSTEEVPTVKLAQLPEGLKHVFLGDGDTFPVIISSKLDPSQEMQLVKLLKKHKPAIGWTFADIKGISPLICSHRIKLEEGAIPRRDPQRRLNPTMKEVVKSEVLKLLDTNIAYPKGR, from the coding sequence ATGGTTGCCAAAGCAGAAATACATGAGCCATGTTTTGTGTGTGGAGAATCGGATCATTTAGCTAAGGATTGTTTAGCCTTTAGAGAAATGAAGGGGGTTTATGAAGAGCAATGCAATGCCTTAGGGACCTACAATAAGCCATTCTCTAATACGTACAACCCTGGTTGGAGAAACCACCCAAATTTCAGTTGGAAAGATCCCAACCAAGCACAATCTTCCGGAGGGCAATGGAGAAATGAGCACCAAAATCAACCATCAAAAGCTCAGCCTGCTCCTCAATACAATTCTCCACCTCAAAGGAGTTCTCTTGAGAACACCGTTCAATCATTCATGGAGGAGCAAACTAAAATAAATCGCCAAATGATGGAAGAAATCAAAGAAATGAAGagtcaattttcaaaattgactGGGTCCTTGGCTATTTCTGAAAGAGGCAAACTTCCTTCTCAGCCTCAATTCAATGCACAAGGGCAACATATGGCTCAAACCTCCAGCTCTAACGATCAAATCGTTAAGGAGGCTAACGCCATCACAACTAGAAGTGGAAAAACTTTGGAAGATCAACCAATAGCAGCTACCACTTCAAAATCTCCACATGTTGTCCCTGAAAGTGTGCCATCCAATGCTTCTGCAAAAGTTCCATTTCCCCAGGCTTTGAGACCTGCTGGGAAAAATCTTGAAAATCGAGGAGAAATCCTTGAGCACTTGACACAAGTGaagattaatcttcctttgctTCACGTCATCAAACAAGTGCCAACCTATGCTAAAATCATCAAGGATCTTTACCTTTGTAAAAAGGAAGCATCATGTCAAAAGATCGCTTTCTTGATCGAGCAAGTTAGTGCGGTAATTGAACAAAAGACACCGCCGAAATACAAAGATCCCTGGCTGTCCCACCATTTCTTGTCAAATCGAGACTCATACATTATTCAAGCTTTGCTAGACTTAGGAGCGAGTGTTAATCTCATGCCTTATTCTGTCTACTCGCAACTTGGTCTTGGTGAAATCAAGCCTACTTCTGTTGTCTTACAGTTGGCTGATCGTTCTATCAAGAAGCCTCGGGGAATTGTTGAGGATGTTCTTGTTCAAGTTGACAAATTCTATTACCCCGTGGACTTTCTTATCCTGGATACTCAATCTGTGGTTAACATGGAATCCAAAATCCCTATCATACTTGGAAGACCTTTCCTCGCTACAGCTAATGCCCTTATTAACTGTAGGAATGGTCTAATGAAAATATCTTTTGGGAATATGACTCTTGAGGTCAATATTTTTCATGTTGCAAAGCAACCACATGACGATGATGAGTGTTATCAGACATTTTTGATTGACACGCTCATTTCTGAGGAGATTCAATTGCAAAAAAATTCTGATGATCTTGATGAACTCTTCTCAGTTTCTGAAAGTTCTGGTTTTAATGAGTCAATTAATGAAATTTCTTGTTATAAAGACTCACAAAACGGAAGAGCAAAGTTTTGGCAGCCTCGATTTGAAGAGCTACCTGGTGAAAGGGAAAAGCCAAAACCTTCTACTGAAGAGGTTCCCACTGTTAAGCTAGCCCAACTACCTGAGGGTTTAAAACATGTTTTCTTGGGAGATGGTGATACCTTTCCTGTTATCATCTCGTCCAAACTTGATCCTTCACAAGAAATGCAATTAGTCAAGCTACTAAAGAAGCATAAACCTGCAATAGGTTGGACGTTTGCTGATATTAAAGGTATTAGCCCTTTAATTTGCTCCCATAGAATCAAGTTGGAGGAGGGAGCAATCCCTCGAAGAGATCCTCAAAGAAGACTGAACCCCACCATGAAAGAAGTTGTGAAATCTGAAGTGTTGAAACTTTTGGATACTAACATCGCTTATCCAAAGGGTCGATAG